The Ascaphus truei isolate aAscTru1 chromosome 3, aAscTru1.hap1, whole genome shotgun sequence genome includes a region encoding these proteins:
- the FZD9 gene encoding frizzled-9 — MSRICWLFTLSFLWQLLSSAVALEMGLYDVERGREAKCEPIQIPMCQGIGYNMTRMPNYVGHESQGEAAVKLQEFAPLVEYGCHVHLRFFLCSLYAPMCTEQVSTSIPACKPMCEAARLNCAPIMQRFNFDWPESLDCSRLPSKNDPHALCMEAPENATTGETPTNGHGMLPVAPRPPRPSGAGLGTPSRCANPDKFLYVERSGVCAPRCTPGVDVYWSSGDKDFALVWMAAWSGLCFISTAFTVLTFLLHPQRFQYPERPIIFLSMCYNVYSTAFLIRAAAGAPSIACDREGGAPYLIREGLESSGCTLVFLILYYFGMASSLWWVVLTLTWFLAASKKWGHEAIESHGSYFHLAAWGVPAVKTIIILTMRKVGGDELTGLCYVGGSDPSALTGFVLVPLSCYLVAGTSFLLTGFVALFHIRRVMKTGGTNTEKLEKLMVKIGVFSILYTVPATCIIVCCFYERLNLAHWDARAREEACLAPAGGGRPDCTLPRSIPSVAVFMLKIFMSLAVGITSGVWVWSSKTLQAWQGILCQRRLGVVGARTRGKPRGGGVVPCNLGSCPYKPPPLTLQVAKTDPFMDNPTHV, encoded by the coding sequence ATGAGCCGTATCTGCTGGCTTTTCACCCTTTCCTTCCTGTGGCAGCTGCTGTCGTCGGCCGTGGCTCTGGAGATGGGTCTCTACGatgtggagagagggagggaggccaaGTGCGAGCCCATCCAGATTCCCATGTGCCAGGGCATCGGCTACAACATGACCAGGATGCCCAACTACGTGGGTCACGAGTCTCAGGGGGAGGCGGCGGTGAAGCTGCAGGAGTTCGCCCCCCTGGTGGAGTACGGCTGTCACGTGCATCTTCGATTCTTCCTGTGCTCCCTCTATGCCCCCATGTGCACTGAGCAGGTGTCCACCTCCATCCCCGCCTGCAAGCCCATGTGTGAGGCGGCCAGGCTCAACTGCGCCCCCATCATGCAGCGCTTCAACTTTGACTGGCCGGAGTCCCTTGACTGCTCTCGCCTGCCCAGCAAGAATGATCCCCACGCACTTTGCATGGAGGCCCCTGAGAACGCCACAACTGGGGAAACGCCAACAAATGGCCATGGTATGCTTCCCGTGGCCCCACGTCCTCCGCGACCATCGGGGGCTGGACTGGGCACTCCAAGCCGCTGCGCTAACCCAGACAAGTTTTTATATGTGGAGAGGAGCGGGGTGTGTGCACCAAGGTGCACCCCTGGGGTGGATGTATATTGGTCATCTGGCGACAAGGACTTTGCCCTGGTATGGATGGCAGCTTGGTCCGGCCTGTGCTTCATTTCCACTGCCTTCACCGTTTTGACTTTCCTTTTGCACCCCCAGCGCTTCCAGTACCCCGAGAGGCCAATCATCTTCCTTAGCATGTGCTACAACGTCTACTCCACCGCCTTCCTTATCCGTGCGGCGGCCGGAGCCCCCAGCATAGCCTGCGACCGTGAGGGAGGGGCCCCGTACCTGATCCGAGAGGGGCTGGAGAGCAGCGGATGCACCCTTGTCTTCCTCATCCTCTATTACTTTGGCATGGCCAGCTCACTGTGGTGGGTGGTGCTCACCCTCACCTGGTTCCTGGCAGCCAGCAAAAAGTGGGGCCACGAGGCTATCGAGTCCCATGGCAGCTACTTCCACCTGGCCGCCTGGGGGGTCCCAGCTGTGAAGACTATCATCATCCTCACCATGAGGAAAGTGGGTGGAGATGAGCTGACTGGACTCTGCTACGTGGGGGGGTCGGACCCCAGTGCCCTAACTGGCTTTGTACTAGTGCCTCTCTCATGCTACTTGGTGGCAGGCACCTCTTTCCTCCTGACAGGCTTCGTTGCCCTCTTCCACATCCGACGGGTAATGAAGACTGGAGGAACAAACACAGAGAAGCTGGAGAAGCTGATGGTGAAGATTGGGGTCTTTTCTATCCTCTATACTGTTCCCGCCACCTGCATAATTGTCTGTTGCTTCTATGAGCGCCTTAACTTGGCTCACTGGGATGCCCGGGCGCGGGAAGAGGCTTGCCTGGCACCTGCTGGGGGCGGCAGGCCGGACTGCACTCTGCCCCGCTCCATCCCCAGTGTTGCAGTCTTCATGCTCAAGATCTTCATGTCGCTGGCTGTGGGCATCACCAGTGGGGTGTGGGTGTGGAGTTCCAAAACTCTGCAGGCCTGGCAGGGCATCCTGTGCCAGCGCCGGCTTGGGGTTGTGGGGGCGAGGACTCGAGGGAAGCCCCGGGGAGGGGGAGTGGTGCCATGCAACTTGGGGAGCTGCCCTTACAAACCTCCACCACTCACACTTCAGGTGGCCAAGACTGACCCCTTTATGGACAATCCCACACATGTGTGA